A segment of the Patescibacteria group bacterium genome:
GAGCTGGAAGAGTAGTTTTGCAAGATGATATGTATATAACAAAATCTATCAAAGATGGAACATTTTTTAAAAATCCAGCTTTTATGGACGCAATACAGCATGTAAAGAAAAATAATTCCAGCATGCATTTATTAGGCCTTTTGAGTGGTTATCAAAGTGCGCATGTAAATCCACATCACATATCTGCAATATTTCAAATGTTAAAAGAAAAAAATATAAAGAAAGTATATGTTCATTTGTTTACTGATGGACGTGATTCATCTCAACATTCTGCAATAAAATTTGTAAAAGAATTAAAAAAAGGTTTTAGAAATGGAGAAAAAATAGCAACTGTAATAGGTCGTTTTTATGCAATGGATAGAAATAAAAAATGGGATAGAACAGAAAAGGCATACGATGCTATGGTAAATGGAAAAGCTTTATTCGCAGAATCAGCAGAGGAGGCCATAATGCAGGCTTATAATAGAAATGAAACAGATGAGTTTATAACACCGACAGCTATTACAGAAAATGGCAATGTAATAACTAAAATACGAGAAAATGATTCAATAATATTTTTTAATCTTAGGTCAGATAGAGCAAGACAAATGGCTAAATTATTTGTTCAAAAAAATATTTGTGATAGAAATCAGAATTGTAAGATAAATAGGAAAAGATTAAAAAATATAAAATTTGTTTCTATGACAGATTTTGGTCCAGATTTAGATGATATTTTAAATGCTTTTCCATCAAGAGATATTGATCAAACTTTGCCAATGCAATTAAGAGATTTTAGGCAGTTATATATATCTGAGAGTGAAAAATATGCACATATTACATATTTTTTTAATGGGGGATATAAAGATCCTGTTGCAGGAGAATCAAGAGAAATGGTTTTATCTCCAGATGTAGATTCATACGCAACTGTTCCAGAAATGAGTTCTTATAAGCTAGCAGATAAAATTATAAAATATGTAAAAGAAAATAAGTATGATTTTTATGCTATAAATTTTGCAAATTCAGATATGGTAGGTCATACTGGTAATTTAAGTGCTGGGATAAAAGCAATAGAAAGTATAGATCATTGTTTGGGTAAATTATACAAAGCTTTTAAATCAAAGGGTTTTGTAGTAATAATAACAGCTGATCATGGTAATATAGAAGAAATGATAAATTTGAAAACAGGTGAGGTTGATACAAAACATTCGAAGAATCCAGTTCCTTTTATGCTTATAAATGCAGATTCTAAAATTAATAAATTACAGAATGGAATTCTAGGAAATATTGCTCCTACTATATTAGATATTTTGGGTTTAAAGAAACCAAAGGAAATGACATCTAAAAGTTTATTACAAAAAAATGCCTGAAGAAAGATTGAGACCAATATGTTTACTAATTATAAGTGGTTTAGATGCAGAGCATCTAAATGATAATGATTTTAATTTATTATCAAAATTTTCAAGTATCTACCCATTAGTTTTTTTGGAGTCAAATTATAAAAATATAACTGACATAACTAATTCTTATATAGAATTAGGAACTGGTACTCATGGTTTAGATAAGTCCGAAAAGTCATCAAAAACATCATTATCTGAGGTTTTGAGTTTTGCAGGATCAAAACAGTTACATATATCAGAGACAGAAGATTATGCAAATCTCACCTTCTTTTTTAATGGAAAAAAGAGAAACAAAAATTTGAATGAAGATTGGTTTCAAGTGAAGTCTCCAAAAATGGACAATTATTTGGATAACCCAGATATGATGATATCAAAAATACAATCGAA
Coding sequences within it:
- the gpmI gene encoding 2,3-bisphosphoglycerate-independent phosphoglycerate mutase; translation: MKKTKLALIILDGWGIAKPSKGNAITLANTPNYNYFLKHYPHSQLIAHGEKVGLPKNQDGNSEAGHINIGAGRVVLQDDMYITKSIKDGTFFKNPAFMDAIQHVKKNNSSMHLLGLLSGYQSAHVNPHHISAIFQMLKEKNIKKVYVHLFTDGRDSSQHSAIKFVKELKKGFRNGEKIATVIGRFYAMDRNKKWDRTEKAYDAMVNGKALFAESAEEAIMQAYNRNETDEFITPTAITENGNVITKIRENDSIIFFNLRSDRARQMAKLFVQKNICDRNQNCKINRKRLKNIKFVSMTDFGPDLDDILNAFPSRDIDQTLPMQLRDFRQLYISESEKYAHITYFFNGGYKDPVAGESREMVLSPDVDSYATVPEMSSYKLADKIIKYVKENKYDFYAINFANSDMVGHTGNLSAGIKAIESIDHCLGKLYKAFKSKGFVVIITADHGNIEEMINLKTGEVDTKHSKNPVPFMLINADSKINKLQNGILGNIAPTILDILGLKKPKEMTSKSLLQKNA